From Brassica oleracea var. oleracea cultivar TO1000 chromosome C3, BOL, whole genome shotgun sequence, a single genomic window includes:
- the LOC106332254 gene encoding uncharacterized protein LOC106332254: MEAVEKPEETIPGNSSRLAGNPNWGTATVVGIFAGMLYGGSKEASASVSKDAEVMLKMGSTQDKREQHRLMRDAMEKRFTRVTRGSLIGGMRLGMFTASYFSLQNFLAETRGVHDVFNFVGAGSATAALFGLIMPGSLAWRARNVMLGSVLGATVCFPLGWLQLKLMEKANEGNKEEMSHHGEVTSGVGAAIERLEQQLRK; this comes from the exons ATGGAAGCGGTAGAGAAGCCAGAAGAAACCATCCCAGGC AACTCTTCAAGATTAGCTGGGAATCCAAACTGGGGAACAGCAACCGTTGTTGGGATATTTGCTGGAATGTTATATGGAGGGAGCAAAGAGGCTTCTGCTTCTGTG AGCAAGGATGCAGAGGTGATGTTGAAGATGGGTAGTACACAGGACAAGCGAGAACAACACAGATTGATGCGAGATGCTATGGAGAAACGATTCACCCGAGTCACTCGTGGCTCCCTCATTGGAGGGATGCGTCTCGGGATGTTCACCGCTTCATACTTCAGTCTACAGAACTTTTTAGCTGAGACGCGAGGAGTGCATGATGTTTTCAATTTCGTGGGAGCTGGCTCAGCTACTGCTGCCCTATTTGGCTTAATCA TGCCGGGGTCTCTTGCTTGGCGAGCGCGTAATGTGATGCTTGGTTCAGTTCTTGGAGCTACGGTCTGCTTCCCTCTTG GTTGGTTACAATTGAAGCTCATGGAGAAAGCAAACGAAGGCAACAAAGAAGAGATGAGCCACCATGGCGAGGTCACTAGTGGTGTTGGTGCAGCTATTGAGCGACTCGAACAACAGTTGCGAAAATAA